One segment of Cutaneotrichosporon cavernicola HIS019 DNA, chromosome: 4 DNA contains the following:
- a CDS encoding uncharacterized protein (Cupin domain), protein MPIAAPINLGDEATSQLKIWSTEPHASFNDQELTIMRLEGQFYWHVHPDSDEMFLIIDGDVFVETREGSTDIAQESNVPTASRWLRKGDVFVVPKGTAHRSASPKGASVMFGLKKGALLFMQEDEKDPEAGSQEW, encoded by the coding sequence ATGCCGATCGCAGCCCCCATCAACCTAGGAGATGAGGCGACATCGCAGCTCAAAATCTGGAGTACCGAGCCACACGCCAGCTTCAATGACCAGGAGCTTACGATTATGCGCCTAGAGGGCCAGTTCTACTGGCACGTGCATCCCGATTCAGACGAGATGTTCCTCATCATCGATGGGGATGTGTTCGTCGAGACCCGGGAGGGAAGTACCGATATCGCTCAAGAGAGCAATGTTCCTACCGCCTCGAGGTGGTTGAGGAAGGGCGACGTGTTCGTCGTTCCTAAGGGGACGGCCCATCGGAGTGCATCGCCGAAAGGGGCGAGTGTCATGTTTGGACTTAAGAAGGGAGCGCTGCTGTTCATGcaggaggatgagaaggACCCAGAGGCGGGATCGCAAGAGTGGTGA
- the HNT3 gene encoding uncharacterized protein (C2HE / C2H2 / C2HC zinc-binding finger), with the protein MGLVALREIARLPRPSALPPSTLLLETPSTIAIFDKYPKAHYHVLVMPRLPHPDLKDSDLDSLASLLRSGKARNVLHELAEAAAEVEEMVRDEMVKTTGVAWGLNMGFHAVPSMHHLHLHVISDDLCSPTLKTKKHYNSFRPDLGFFVSLREVRSWLDSDWGDRAETLAAKEALLREPLTCFKCGEGVANIPALKEHLGEEFEREKTGR; encoded by the exons ATGGGTCTGGTGGCACTGCGGGAGATTGCGCGCCTCCCGCGCCCATCtgccctccccccctcgacgctgctcctcgagacgcCGAGCACCATCGCCATATTCGACAAGTATCCCAAGGCCCACTACCATGTGCTGGTCATGCCCCGGCTCCCCCATCCAGACTTGAAAGATAGCGATCTCGATAGCCTCGCGAGTCTCCTGCGAAGTGGAAAGGCGAGGAATGTGCTGCATGAGTTGGCAGAGGCGGCCGCAGAagtcgaggagatggtgcGCGACGAAATGGTCAAGACTACTGGTGTGGCTTGGGGGTTGAATATGGGTTTCCATGCGGTACCGTCTATGCA ccacctccatctccacgTCATCTCCGACGACCTGTGCAGCCCAACCCTAAAGACCAAGAAACACTACAACTCGTTCCGGCCTGACCTGGGCTTCTTCGTCAGCCTGCGCGAGGTACGCTCGTggctcgactcggactGGGGAGACCGTGCCGAG ACTCtggccgccaaggaggcaCTGCTGCGCGAACCCCTCACATGCTTCAAGTGTGGTGAGGGGGTTGCGAATATCCCAGCACTTAAGGAGCACCTTGGGGAGGAGTTTGAGAGGGAGAAGACGGGGCGATAG
- a CDS encoding uncharacterized protein (Aminotransferase class I and II) has translation MPFRHTTDKILVRIGDGDTTIVLDEFYSWYQFNGGRAGASRALYVDDVNKGFRLAGEYAGPSVPPLISDIQQSGSFVDCGANHPLQMAAIPFLDPERVKQDRISLQRTFKKKHNHLLASLVHTGL, from the exons ATGCCATTTCGCCACACGACCGATAAAATC CTCGTACGCATCGGTGACGGCGACACGACTATTGTACTGGACGAATTCTACTCGTGGTACCAGTTCAATGGGGGGAGGGCCGGAGCGTCTCGGGCGCTctacgtcgacgacgtgaACAAG GGTTTCAGGCTGGCTGGCGAGTATGCTGGGCCGTCAGTCCCGCCGCTGATCAGCGACATCCAGCAATCCGGTTCCTTTGTAGACTGTGGGGCAAACCATCCTCTCCAAATGGCTGCCATCCCCTTCTTAGATCCCGAGAGAGTCAAGCAGGACCGCATCTCTCTCCAGCGCACGTTCAAGAAGAAGCACAatcacctcctcgccagccttgTGCACACGGGCCTTTAG
- a CDS encoding uncharacterized protein (Right handed beta helix region), translated as MRLGLEPLLLLPLVFAAGKPKCLPSGDERPINAALSRGGAGASVSLCPGSVHTLYEPIRFTAARQTLTTAGKVLGDDRAMLIVGGEQQAVAIYGDCPGCDGLTVSDLIVDGNRPQLLRVPMGEALIAMGNADGHHVTGCRLFEPRGWSALHIREGDRKQCQRARIDNNVIGPCGEEWDEEYDGFVEKEPAWGNPRSDGISLACKHSVVENNVVFDTTDGAIVVFGSAGSEIRSNKISSRTRVVLGGINLVDYDPWEGDYTGTKVHDNEILAPSGFVKVGIVIGPSSWSDDTETSVFGGTVTDNTFSGQRFGYAMVISSAHDFTVLRNKVLPGSEFIGVPGTTCPTAPENGAPQAFLINKGSAEGKFQREFVNGEVQHIICINPPPYRDRAYKPWRLSDAPEAITARAAAAIDASPSSKLGARVADSVVAYQHILLAALDSISNAMAVPIQSDSTDERLAALEQGDVELRRGLAKLKRSIVKLTDNVADAADGRAPLLKSVYNAVRQPEVKPVSRTHVARGTQAASQSHAVMSVGVVLSIGAVLALALAVLRRWRRTAKGLKSR; from the exons ATGAGGCTGGGATTAGAACCGCTGTTACTTCTTCCCTTGGTGTTTGCTGCGGGCAAGCCAAAGTGCCTGCCTTCTGGCGATGAGCGGCCTATCAATGCCGCCTTGAGCCGAG GTGGGGCCGGTGCGAGTGTTTCCCTCTGTCCCGGATCCGTACATACCTTGTACGAGCCGATTCGCTtcacggcggcgcggcagACGCTCACCACGGCCGGGAAAGTGTTGGGAGATGACCGAGCGATGCTCATCGTGGGAGGCGAGCAGCAGGCCGTCGCGATCTA cggcgACTGCCCCGGCTGTGACGGGCTGACCGTCTCCGACCTCATCGTGGATGGAAACCGGCCCCAACTCCTGCGCGTACCAAtgggcgaggcgctcatCGCGATGGGCAACGCAGATGGGCACCACGTGACGGGTTGCCGCCTTTTTGAGCCGCGTGGCTGGAGTGCACTACATATCCGGGAGGGCGATCGGAAGCAATGCCAGCGCGCGCGGATCGACAACAACGTCATT GGACCGTGCGGGGAAGAATGGGATGAGGAGTACGACGGCTtcgtcgagaaggagccAGCGTGGGGTAACCCGCGCTCTGATGGCATCAGCCTCGCGTGCAAGCACTCTGTGGTGGAAAATAATGTCGTGTTCGATACAACGGACGGGGCGATTGTCGTCTTTGGTTCAGCAGGGAGCGAGATCCGCTCCAACAAGATCTCTTCTCGAACCCGAGTGGTGCTAGGAGGGatcaacctcgtcgactATGACCCATGGGAGGGAGATTATACCGGCACGAAGGTACACGATAACGAGATCTTGGCGCCGAGCGGGTTCGTCAAGGTCGGTATCGTGATCGGACCGAGCTCGTGGTCCGACGACACAGAGACGAGCGTATTCGGCGGCACGGTGACGGATAATACGTTTTCAGGCCAGCGCTTCGGATACGCCATGGTGATCAGCAGCGCGCACGATTTCACGGTGCTGCGTAACAAAGTGCTGCCCGGGTCTGAGTTTATTGGCGTACCGGGAACAACATGTCCCACGGCGCCGGAGAATGGCGCGCCCCAGGCTTTCCTCATCAATAAGGGAAGTGCCGAAGGAAAATTCCAGCGCGAATTCGTCAACGGCGAAGTGCAGCACA tcaTCTGCATCAATCCCCCGCCATATCGCGACCGGGCGTACAAGCCATGGCGGCTAAGCGATGCGCCAGAGGCGATCACAGCTCGGGCGGCCGCCGCAATCGATGCTAGTCCTTCATCGAAGCTCGGGGCACGCGTCGCCGACTCCGTCGTCGCATACCAGCACAttctcctcgcggccctcgacAGCATCTCGAACGCCATGGCCGTCCCCATACAGAGCGACTCGACAGACGAGCGCCTAGCCGCCCTAGAACAGGGGGACGTGGAGCTGCGAAGGGGACTGGCCAAGCTAAAGCGTAGCATCGTCAAGCTGACAGATAACGTCGCAGACGCGGCAGACGGAAGGGCGCCGCTCCTCAAGAGCGTGTATAACGCTGTGCGGCAACCAGAGGTCAAGCCTGTCAGTAGGACTCACGTAGCGCGCGGAACACAAGCGGCGAGTCAGAGTCACGCGGTGATGTCGGTCGGCGTCGTGCTTTCTATCGGTGCCGTACTAGCCCTCGCTCTGGCTGTgctgcggcggtggcgccgtACCGCTAAGGGGTTAAAGTCGCGTTAG